In Trifolium pratense cultivar HEN17-A07 linkage group LG7, ARS_RC_1.1, whole genome shotgun sequence, a genomic segment contains:
- the LOC123894925 gene encoding probable leucine-rich repeat receptor-like serine/threonine-protein kinase At3g14840 isoform X2 — protein MSTSSQFLFLSLIAIWFISLTAFAATNIHQDEKKALEDIANSLGKKDWNFDTDPCSNKPNWVTKLENNVTCNCSVAGDNFCHVVAITLKEQNLPGTLPPELNRLRYLQIIDLSRNYLNGTIPNEWGSMTNLLNINRLTGSIPTEIANISTLIQLDLTANQMSGNIPPELGSLTQIRTLQLSSNNFTRELPATLAKLTALQDFRIADNQLSGKIPGFIQKWTNINTLVIQGSGLSGPIPSEISLLRNLVELRISDLNGSEYAPLPQLQNMTLLNRLILRNCNINGKLPEYIVKMTTLKHIDLSFNKLSGIIPRTYADMSNANYIFLTGNLLTGPVPPVWGKNSDVDLSYNNFSISQESQICQDEKVNLFSTSWARNDIVDSCLSFQCHKHSYSLHINCGGHQATVNRTSYVGDSDSSGPARFDVSPTENWAFSSTGQFVDSDLLGKTFSPQSISKLTMVDSELYMNARVSPISLTYYGFCLANGSYTVNLHFAEIMFTDDQTYSSLGRRVFDIYIQGKQVQKDFNIAEEAGGVGKKVVKLFKDVAVTSNTLEIRLYWAGKGTEYLPNRSVYGPLISAISVESDLAPGSISAGAVVEIVVAATIIIILLFGILWWKGCFEKKNSLARELKNLDLQTGLFTLRQIKAATNNFDISNKIGEGGFGPVYKGCLPNGTLIAVKQLSSKSKQGNREFLTEIGMISALQHPYLVKLYGCCVEGDQLLLIYEYLENNSLARALFGPEEHQIKLDWPTRKKICVGIARGLAFLHEESRLKVVHRDIKATNVLLDMDLDPKISDFGLAKLDEEGNTHISTRIAGTYGYMAPEYAMHGYLTDKADVYSFGIVALEIVSGRSNTMHLAKEEAFYLLDWAHLLKDRGDLMELVDRRLGSDFNKKEIMAMINVALLCTNATSNLRPSMSSVVSMLELRTVVPEFVSDSSEVMDENKMESMRQHYYQTDENKVSKSQTQSESLSNDRPWTATSSSAVDLYPVHLDSSYWEKRY, from the exons ATGAGCACTTCCTCTCAATTTCTCTTCCTTTCACTCATTGCCATTTGGTTCATATCTTTAACAGCTTTTGCTGCTACTAATATTCACCAAGATGAAA AGAAAGCTCTTGAAGATATAGCTAACTCACTTGGAAAGAAGGATTGGAACTTCGATACAGATCCTTGCAGTAATAAACCAAACTGGGTTACTAAGTTAGAGAACAATGTCACCTGTAACTGCTCGGTAGCTGGTGACAACTTCTGCCATGTTGTTGCAAT AACTTTGAAAGAGCAAAATCTTCCCGGCACTCTACCACCGGAACTGAACAGGTTGCGTTACCTTCAAATTAT TGACCTCTCTCGCAATTACTTGAACGGTACAATTCCTAATGAATGGGGCTCCATGACGAatcttcttaacat CAATCGATTAACTGGTTCAATACCAACGGAGATTGCAAATATATCTACTCTGATACAGCT AGACTTAACGGCCAATCAAATGTCTGGAAATATTCCACCTGAGCTTGGGAGTCTAACTCAGATTCGAACACT GCAACTTTCCTCTAACAATTTTACTAGAGAACTACCTGCAACGTTGGCCAAGCTCACTGCATTGCAAGATTT CCGAATTGCGGACAACCAATTGTCTGGAAAGATACCTGGTTTTATTCAAAAATGGACAAATATCAATACACT AGTCATCCAAGGGAGTGGATTAAGTGGGCCAATTCCTTCTGAAATTTCACTTTTGAGAAACTTGGTTGAACT GAGAATTAGTGATTTGAATGGATCTGAATATGCACCTTTGCCGCAACTTCAAAATATGACATTGTTAAACAGACT GATTCTGAGGAATTGCAACATCAATGGAAAACTACCTGAATATATTGTGAAAATGACAACATTAAAACACAT AGACCTCAGCTTTAACAAATTAAGTGGAATAATTCCGAGGACCTATGCTGACATGAGCAATGCAAATTACAT ATTTTTGACTGGAAACCTTCTCACTGGACCAGTGCCTCCTGTTTGGGGAAAGAATTCCGACGT AGATCTTTCATACAATAACTTCAGCATTAGCCAAGAGAGTCAGATATGTCAAGATGAAAAAGT GAACTTGTTTTCTACTTCATGGGCACGCAATGACAT AGTAGATTCGTGCTTGAGCTTTCAATGTCACAAAC ACTCATACTCCCTTCATATAAATTGTGGTGGACATCAAGCAACAGTCAACAGAACAAGTTATGTTGGTGATTCAGATTCATCTGGACCAGCTAGATTCGACGTCAGTCCAACAGAAAATTGGGCCTTTAGCAGCACTGGTCAATTCGTTGATAGTGATCTACTTGGAAAAACGTTTTCCCCGCAAAGTATATCGAAACTTACTATGGTGGATTCTGAATTGTACATGAATGCACGGGTTTCTCCTATTTCTTTGACTTATTATGGGTTTTGCCTCGCAAATGGAAGCTACACCGTAAATCTACATTTTGCGGAAATAATGTTCACAGACGATCAAACTTATAGTAGTCTTGGAAGGCGTGTATTTGATATCTATATTCAG GGAAAGCAGGTGCAAAAGGACTTCAATATTGCAGAAGAAGCGGGAGGAGTTGGTAAAAAGGTCGTAAAATTGTTCAAAGATGTTGCTGTTACTAGTAATACCTTGGAGATCCGTTTATATTGGGCTGGAAAAGGGACAGAGTATCTCCCAAATAGATCAGTATATGGTCCTCTTATATCAGCTATATCAGTGGAATCTG ATTTGGCACCTGGAAGCATATCTGCAGGTGCTGTTGTTGAAATTGTCGTAGCAGCAACAATCATTATCATTCTATTATTtggtatactttggtggaaaggatgttttgaaaagaaaaactcaTTGGCAAGAG AGCTGAAGAATTTAGACCTTCAAACGGGTTTATTTACCTTGAGACAAATCAAAGCAGCAACAAACAACTTTGATATTTCAAATAAGATTGGCGAAGGAGGGTTTGGTCCTGTGTACAAG GGATGTTTACCCAATGGGACGTTGATAGCGGTCAAACAACTTTCTTCTAAATCAAAGCAAGGGAATCGTGAGTTTTTAACTGAGATAGGAATGATTTCTGCTTTGCAACACCCATATCTTGTTAAACTATATGGCTGTTGTGTGGAGGGTGATCAGTTGTTGCTGATATATGAATACTTGGAAAACAATAGTCTAGCTCGTGCTTTATTTG GTCCAGAGgaacatcaaataaaattagattGGCCAACAAGGAAGAAGATATGTGTTGGTATTGCTAGAGGTTTGGCATTCCTCCATGAAGAATCAAGACTGAAGGTTGTTCATAGGGACATCAAAGCCACAAATGTTTTACTTGATATGGATCTCGATCCAAAGATATCTGATTTTGGTTTGGCCAAGCTTGATGAGGAGGGCAATACTCACATTAGTACTAGAATTGCTGGGACCTA CGGATATATGGCTCCTGAATATGCAATGCATGGTTATTTGACGGACAAAGCAGATGTTTATAGTTTTGGAATTGTTGCCTTGGAGATCGTTAGTGGAAGGAGCAACACCATGCATCTGGCAAAGGAGGAAGCATTCTATCTTCTTGATTGG GCACATTTATTGAAAGACAGAGGTGACCTAATGGAGCTAGTTGATAGGCGATTAGGTTCAGATTTCAACAAAAAGGAAATTATGGCGATGATCAACGTTGCTCTCCTATGCACCAATGCCACTTCAAACCTTAGGCCGTCTATGTCGTCAGTGGTAAGTATGCTTGAATTAAGGACTGTGGTTCCAGAATTTGTTTCAGATTCAAGTGAAGTAATGGATGAAAACAAGATGGAATCAATGAGGCAGCATTACTATCAGACGGACGAAAATAAGGTAAGTAAGTCACAAACACAAAGTGAGAGTTTATCAAATGATAGACCATGGACAGCTACATCTTCATCAGCTGTAGACCTTTATCCTGTCCACCTTGATTCTTCCTATTGGGAGAAAAGATATTGA
- the LOC123894925 gene encoding probable leucine-rich repeat receptor-like serine/threonine-protein kinase At3g14840 isoform X1: MSTSSQFLFLSLIAIWFISLTAFAATNIHQDEKKALEDIANSLGKKDWNFDTDPCSNKPNWVTKLENNVTCNCSVAGDNFCHVVAITLKEQNLPGTLPPELNRLRYLQIIDLSRNYLNGTIPNEWGSMTNLLNITLSSNRLTGSIPTEIANISTLIQLDLTANQMSGNIPPELGSLTQIRTLQLSSNNFTRELPATLAKLTALQDFRIADNQLSGKIPGFIQKWTNINTLVIQGSGLSGPIPSEISLLRNLVELRISDLNGSEYAPLPQLQNMTLLNRLILRNCNINGKLPEYIVKMTTLKHIDLSFNKLSGIIPRTYADMSNANYIFLTGNLLTGPVPPVWGKNSDVDLSYNNFSISQESQICQDEKVNLFSTSWARNDIVDSCLSFQCHKHSYSLHINCGGHQATVNRTSYVGDSDSSGPARFDVSPTENWAFSSTGQFVDSDLLGKTFSPQSISKLTMVDSELYMNARVSPISLTYYGFCLANGSYTVNLHFAEIMFTDDQTYSSLGRRVFDIYIQGKQVQKDFNIAEEAGGVGKKVVKLFKDVAVTSNTLEIRLYWAGKGTEYLPNRSVYGPLISAISVESDLAPGSISAGAVVEIVVAATIIIILLFGILWWKGCFEKKNSLARELKNLDLQTGLFTLRQIKAATNNFDISNKIGEGGFGPVYKGCLPNGTLIAVKQLSSKSKQGNREFLTEIGMISALQHPYLVKLYGCCVEGDQLLLIYEYLENNSLARALFGPEEHQIKLDWPTRKKICVGIARGLAFLHEESRLKVVHRDIKATNVLLDMDLDPKISDFGLAKLDEEGNTHISTRIAGTYGYMAPEYAMHGYLTDKADVYSFGIVALEIVSGRSNTMHLAKEEAFYLLDWAHLLKDRGDLMELVDRRLGSDFNKKEIMAMINVALLCTNATSNLRPSMSSVVSMLELRTVVPEFVSDSSEVMDENKMESMRQHYYQTDENKVSKSQTQSESLSNDRPWTATSSSAVDLYPVHLDSSYWEKRY; this comes from the exons ATGAGCACTTCCTCTCAATTTCTCTTCCTTTCACTCATTGCCATTTGGTTCATATCTTTAACAGCTTTTGCTGCTACTAATATTCACCAAGATGAAA AGAAAGCTCTTGAAGATATAGCTAACTCACTTGGAAAGAAGGATTGGAACTTCGATACAGATCCTTGCAGTAATAAACCAAACTGGGTTACTAAGTTAGAGAACAATGTCACCTGTAACTGCTCGGTAGCTGGTGACAACTTCTGCCATGTTGTTGCAAT AACTTTGAAAGAGCAAAATCTTCCCGGCACTCTACCACCGGAACTGAACAGGTTGCGTTACCTTCAAATTAT TGACCTCTCTCGCAATTACTTGAACGGTACAATTCCTAATGAATGGGGCTCCATGACGAatcttcttaacat TACTCTCTCCAGCAATCGATTAACTGGTTCAATACCAACGGAGATTGCAAATATATCTACTCTGATACAGCT AGACTTAACGGCCAATCAAATGTCTGGAAATATTCCACCTGAGCTTGGGAGTCTAACTCAGATTCGAACACT GCAACTTTCCTCTAACAATTTTACTAGAGAACTACCTGCAACGTTGGCCAAGCTCACTGCATTGCAAGATTT CCGAATTGCGGACAACCAATTGTCTGGAAAGATACCTGGTTTTATTCAAAAATGGACAAATATCAATACACT AGTCATCCAAGGGAGTGGATTAAGTGGGCCAATTCCTTCTGAAATTTCACTTTTGAGAAACTTGGTTGAACT GAGAATTAGTGATTTGAATGGATCTGAATATGCACCTTTGCCGCAACTTCAAAATATGACATTGTTAAACAGACT GATTCTGAGGAATTGCAACATCAATGGAAAACTACCTGAATATATTGTGAAAATGACAACATTAAAACACAT AGACCTCAGCTTTAACAAATTAAGTGGAATAATTCCGAGGACCTATGCTGACATGAGCAATGCAAATTACAT ATTTTTGACTGGAAACCTTCTCACTGGACCAGTGCCTCCTGTTTGGGGAAAGAATTCCGACGT AGATCTTTCATACAATAACTTCAGCATTAGCCAAGAGAGTCAGATATGTCAAGATGAAAAAGT GAACTTGTTTTCTACTTCATGGGCACGCAATGACAT AGTAGATTCGTGCTTGAGCTTTCAATGTCACAAAC ACTCATACTCCCTTCATATAAATTGTGGTGGACATCAAGCAACAGTCAACAGAACAAGTTATGTTGGTGATTCAGATTCATCTGGACCAGCTAGATTCGACGTCAGTCCAACAGAAAATTGGGCCTTTAGCAGCACTGGTCAATTCGTTGATAGTGATCTACTTGGAAAAACGTTTTCCCCGCAAAGTATATCGAAACTTACTATGGTGGATTCTGAATTGTACATGAATGCACGGGTTTCTCCTATTTCTTTGACTTATTATGGGTTTTGCCTCGCAAATGGAAGCTACACCGTAAATCTACATTTTGCGGAAATAATGTTCACAGACGATCAAACTTATAGTAGTCTTGGAAGGCGTGTATTTGATATCTATATTCAG GGAAAGCAGGTGCAAAAGGACTTCAATATTGCAGAAGAAGCGGGAGGAGTTGGTAAAAAGGTCGTAAAATTGTTCAAAGATGTTGCTGTTACTAGTAATACCTTGGAGATCCGTTTATATTGGGCTGGAAAAGGGACAGAGTATCTCCCAAATAGATCAGTATATGGTCCTCTTATATCAGCTATATCAGTGGAATCTG ATTTGGCACCTGGAAGCATATCTGCAGGTGCTGTTGTTGAAATTGTCGTAGCAGCAACAATCATTATCATTCTATTATTtggtatactttggtggaaaggatgttttgaaaagaaaaactcaTTGGCAAGAG AGCTGAAGAATTTAGACCTTCAAACGGGTTTATTTACCTTGAGACAAATCAAAGCAGCAACAAACAACTTTGATATTTCAAATAAGATTGGCGAAGGAGGGTTTGGTCCTGTGTACAAG GGATGTTTACCCAATGGGACGTTGATAGCGGTCAAACAACTTTCTTCTAAATCAAAGCAAGGGAATCGTGAGTTTTTAACTGAGATAGGAATGATTTCTGCTTTGCAACACCCATATCTTGTTAAACTATATGGCTGTTGTGTGGAGGGTGATCAGTTGTTGCTGATATATGAATACTTGGAAAACAATAGTCTAGCTCGTGCTTTATTTG GTCCAGAGgaacatcaaataaaattagattGGCCAACAAGGAAGAAGATATGTGTTGGTATTGCTAGAGGTTTGGCATTCCTCCATGAAGAATCAAGACTGAAGGTTGTTCATAGGGACATCAAAGCCACAAATGTTTTACTTGATATGGATCTCGATCCAAAGATATCTGATTTTGGTTTGGCCAAGCTTGATGAGGAGGGCAATACTCACATTAGTACTAGAATTGCTGGGACCTA CGGATATATGGCTCCTGAATATGCAATGCATGGTTATTTGACGGACAAAGCAGATGTTTATAGTTTTGGAATTGTTGCCTTGGAGATCGTTAGTGGAAGGAGCAACACCATGCATCTGGCAAAGGAGGAAGCATTCTATCTTCTTGATTGG GCACATTTATTGAAAGACAGAGGTGACCTAATGGAGCTAGTTGATAGGCGATTAGGTTCAGATTTCAACAAAAAGGAAATTATGGCGATGATCAACGTTGCTCTCCTATGCACCAATGCCACTTCAAACCTTAGGCCGTCTATGTCGTCAGTGGTAAGTATGCTTGAATTAAGGACTGTGGTTCCAGAATTTGTTTCAGATTCAAGTGAAGTAATGGATGAAAACAAGATGGAATCAATGAGGCAGCATTACTATCAGACGGACGAAAATAAGGTAAGTAAGTCACAAACACAAAGTGAGAGTTTATCAAATGATAGACCATGGACAGCTACATCTTCATCAGCTGTAGACCTTTATCCTGTCCACCTTGATTCTTCCTATTGGGAGAAAAGATATTGA
- the LOC123894925 gene encoding probable leucine-rich repeat receptor-like serine/threonine-protein kinase At3g14840 isoform X3, protein MSTSSQFLFLSLIAIWFISLTAFAATNIHQDEKKALEDIANSLGKKDWNFDTDPCSNKPNWVTKLENNVTCNCSVAGDNFCHVVAITLKEQNLPGTLPPELNRLRYLQIIDLSRNYLNGTIPNEWGSMTNLLNITLSSNRLTGSIPTEIANISTLIQLDLTANQMSGNIPPELGSLTQIRTLRISDLNGSEYAPLPQLQNMTLLNRLILRNCNINGKLPEYIVKMTTLKHIDLSFNKLSGIIPRTYADMSNANYIFLTGNLLTGPVPPVWGKNSDVDLSYNNFSISQESQICQDEKVNLFSTSWARNDIVDSCLSFQCHKHSYSLHINCGGHQATVNRTSYVGDSDSSGPARFDVSPTENWAFSSTGQFVDSDLLGKTFSPQSISKLTMVDSELYMNARVSPISLTYYGFCLANGSYTVNLHFAEIMFTDDQTYSSLGRRVFDIYIQGKQVQKDFNIAEEAGGVGKKVVKLFKDVAVTSNTLEIRLYWAGKGTEYLPNRSVYGPLISAISVESDLAPGSISAGAVVEIVVAATIIIILLFGILWWKGCFEKKNSLARELKNLDLQTGLFTLRQIKAATNNFDISNKIGEGGFGPVYKGCLPNGTLIAVKQLSSKSKQGNREFLTEIGMISALQHPYLVKLYGCCVEGDQLLLIYEYLENNSLARALFGPEEHQIKLDWPTRKKICVGIARGLAFLHEESRLKVVHRDIKATNVLLDMDLDPKISDFGLAKLDEEGNTHISTRIAGTYGYMAPEYAMHGYLTDKADVYSFGIVALEIVSGRSNTMHLAKEEAFYLLDWAHLLKDRGDLMELVDRRLGSDFNKKEIMAMINVALLCTNATSNLRPSMSSVVSMLELRTVVPEFVSDSSEVMDENKMESMRQHYYQTDENKVSKSQTQSESLSNDRPWTATSSSAVDLYPVHLDSSYWEKRY, encoded by the exons ATGAGCACTTCCTCTCAATTTCTCTTCCTTTCACTCATTGCCATTTGGTTCATATCTTTAACAGCTTTTGCTGCTACTAATATTCACCAAGATGAAA AGAAAGCTCTTGAAGATATAGCTAACTCACTTGGAAAGAAGGATTGGAACTTCGATACAGATCCTTGCAGTAATAAACCAAACTGGGTTACTAAGTTAGAGAACAATGTCACCTGTAACTGCTCGGTAGCTGGTGACAACTTCTGCCATGTTGTTGCAAT AACTTTGAAAGAGCAAAATCTTCCCGGCACTCTACCACCGGAACTGAACAGGTTGCGTTACCTTCAAATTAT TGACCTCTCTCGCAATTACTTGAACGGTACAATTCCTAATGAATGGGGCTCCATGACGAatcttcttaacat TACTCTCTCCAGCAATCGATTAACTGGTTCAATACCAACGGAGATTGCAAATATATCTACTCTGATACAGCT AGACTTAACGGCCAATCAAATGTCTGGAAATATTCCACCTGAGCTTGGGAGTCTAACTCAGATTCGAACACT GAGAATTAGTGATTTGAATGGATCTGAATATGCACCTTTGCCGCAACTTCAAAATATGACATTGTTAAACAGACT GATTCTGAGGAATTGCAACATCAATGGAAAACTACCTGAATATATTGTGAAAATGACAACATTAAAACACAT AGACCTCAGCTTTAACAAATTAAGTGGAATAATTCCGAGGACCTATGCTGACATGAGCAATGCAAATTACAT ATTTTTGACTGGAAACCTTCTCACTGGACCAGTGCCTCCTGTTTGGGGAAAGAATTCCGACGT AGATCTTTCATACAATAACTTCAGCATTAGCCAAGAGAGTCAGATATGTCAAGATGAAAAAGT GAACTTGTTTTCTACTTCATGGGCACGCAATGACAT AGTAGATTCGTGCTTGAGCTTTCAATGTCACAAAC ACTCATACTCCCTTCATATAAATTGTGGTGGACATCAAGCAACAGTCAACAGAACAAGTTATGTTGGTGATTCAGATTCATCTGGACCAGCTAGATTCGACGTCAGTCCAACAGAAAATTGGGCCTTTAGCAGCACTGGTCAATTCGTTGATAGTGATCTACTTGGAAAAACGTTTTCCCCGCAAAGTATATCGAAACTTACTATGGTGGATTCTGAATTGTACATGAATGCACGGGTTTCTCCTATTTCTTTGACTTATTATGGGTTTTGCCTCGCAAATGGAAGCTACACCGTAAATCTACATTTTGCGGAAATAATGTTCACAGACGATCAAACTTATAGTAGTCTTGGAAGGCGTGTATTTGATATCTATATTCAG GGAAAGCAGGTGCAAAAGGACTTCAATATTGCAGAAGAAGCGGGAGGAGTTGGTAAAAAGGTCGTAAAATTGTTCAAAGATGTTGCTGTTACTAGTAATACCTTGGAGATCCGTTTATATTGGGCTGGAAAAGGGACAGAGTATCTCCCAAATAGATCAGTATATGGTCCTCTTATATCAGCTATATCAGTGGAATCTG ATTTGGCACCTGGAAGCATATCTGCAGGTGCTGTTGTTGAAATTGTCGTAGCAGCAACAATCATTATCATTCTATTATTtggtatactttggtggaaaggatgttttgaaaagaaaaactcaTTGGCAAGAG AGCTGAAGAATTTAGACCTTCAAACGGGTTTATTTACCTTGAGACAAATCAAAGCAGCAACAAACAACTTTGATATTTCAAATAAGATTGGCGAAGGAGGGTTTGGTCCTGTGTACAAG GGATGTTTACCCAATGGGACGTTGATAGCGGTCAAACAACTTTCTTCTAAATCAAAGCAAGGGAATCGTGAGTTTTTAACTGAGATAGGAATGATTTCTGCTTTGCAACACCCATATCTTGTTAAACTATATGGCTGTTGTGTGGAGGGTGATCAGTTGTTGCTGATATATGAATACTTGGAAAACAATAGTCTAGCTCGTGCTTTATTTG GTCCAGAGgaacatcaaataaaattagattGGCCAACAAGGAAGAAGATATGTGTTGGTATTGCTAGAGGTTTGGCATTCCTCCATGAAGAATCAAGACTGAAGGTTGTTCATAGGGACATCAAAGCCACAAATGTTTTACTTGATATGGATCTCGATCCAAAGATATCTGATTTTGGTTTGGCCAAGCTTGATGAGGAGGGCAATACTCACATTAGTACTAGAATTGCTGGGACCTA CGGATATATGGCTCCTGAATATGCAATGCATGGTTATTTGACGGACAAAGCAGATGTTTATAGTTTTGGAATTGTTGCCTTGGAGATCGTTAGTGGAAGGAGCAACACCATGCATCTGGCAAAGGAGGAAGCATTCTATCTTCTTGATTGG GCACATTTATTGAAAGACAGAGGTGACCTAATGGAGCTAGTTGATAGGCGATTAGGTTCAGATTTCAACAAAAAGGAAATTATGGCGATGATCAACGTTGCTCTCCTATGCACCAATGCCACTTCAAACCTTAGGCCGTCTATGTCGTCAGTGGTAAGTATGCTTGAATTAAGGACTGTGGTTCCAGAATTTGTTTCAGATTCAAGTGAAGTAATGGATGAAAACAAGATGGAATCAATGAGGCAGCATTACTATCAGACGGACGAAAATAAGGTAAGTAAGTCACAAACACAAAGTGAGAGTTTATCAAATGATAGACCATGGACAGCTACATCTTCATCAGCTGTAGACCTTTATCCTGTCCACCTTGATTCTTCCTATTGGGAGAAAAGATATTGA